In Miscanthus floridulus cultivar M001 chromosome 19, ASM1932011v1, whole genome shotgun sequence, the DNA window AGAAAACTGAGCATTGAAGGGTGCCGGAACATAAGTGATTGCAGATTGGAACGTACAATTTCTACATCCAACTTACGTACCTGCTTCCATCAGAAAAAATAGAGATTGCACATTATTGCAGAAATGTAAAATCAGTACGAATTGCACACTTTGAAGATTCAACTTCATCCCTTGAAGAACTGAAGGTGTACGTACAATTGTCCAAACATCACACATCTGTTGATGCCATCCATATATAAGAAAACTCGAACTGAATGACGTTTCTGGGAACCTCGGAGAGACGGAGTGATTGTAGTTCCGGCCTCACCATCGTGCATCTATATCGTGTGACGATGTGGCATCCATCGATCGGCCTGCAAAAGTTGAGCCTTTCAGTATGACTAATTAACCTGCGACCACACGTCCACCCAACACCACCTACCTCCCGTTCCACTTCCAACAAGCAAGCAAGGCAAACGCGCAAAGCTTCCATGGCGTGCTCTCGAGTTGCTGAGCAAATCTAAATCTAGAAAGGGAAATGATTTGTGAGAGAAAAGGCAAGAGAAGAACGAGCTGCTCCTCTCGGCGCTGCGGCACCGTTCGGTCCGGTGGTCATCGTGCTTTCTGAACCAGCATTGTGGAGCGCGACGAACAGGACCTCATTTGTAGGCGTATCATTATTCCGGCCTGAGGGAGACCGGAGACCAAAGGCACGCTGCCATAGCCATAGCTAGGAAGGCGAGGCGAGAACATCTCGCTCCCTTTGCGCGTCTGGGGGCTGGGGCGGGGTGAGTTGACCGAGGCGAGGCCGTCGCAGCTCCGATCCGAGCGAGCAAGGGAATCGGGATCTAACAGAATCTTCGTCAGCCCTTGCAGTGGTAAGCCCCAATTAAACTAATCCCTTCATTCATCGTCGCATCTAGTACTACATTTGTAGTCAGGCAAAGCAAATGACTTTGTTGCTGCAAGCTTATTATATTACCACAAGCATATTAATTATTTTAGCATGGCAGCATCAGAACGGACCAGCTAGCAGTGGAGGAAAGCCAATCTCCTCCGTCGGACACAGATTCTTTATTCTTACAAACCAGTCTGTATAAGCTGACCAGCCTCGCTGTCTTCACATAAACAAACAAAACAATACTAGGCGATTAGTAAGTATCTCCGATTACTTGCACCGTGCCGTTCTAGCAAGTGACCCCTACAGTTGTTGCCTTGCAAATTAAACAAATGGCATAATTAAGCCGCTGCAGCAGTTGGGTGCATCTGACATCACCAAACCTCTGTCTTAATTTAATTGCTTTCCTTCATGTAAGTCCCTGCGTTGTACTCATATGTAAGATTGACATGCAAGTTCCACGtgttcaactccaaatgactgaTAAAGATTGACTTCTCTAATGCTCAACTGAGTGCGCTCATCTCTTATATTATTTGGCCAGGACAAGGCGACAAGCCAGGATGAGCCTATCCAAGGCTATTGGAGTGATTGGTAGCATCAATGAGTTTGGTAACTTGTTCCAGTTGGTCACATCTGCTGTCTCATATATGCGTTCCAAATGGAATGGATCACAGGAGAAACAACAACTTAAACAAGAAGATCTACTGCAGTTGCATAGTGACCTTCGACGCCTTACTGATACTCTACCGGCAATGTACAACCTCATTGATCGAGCAGAGTGGAAGATCCATGTACCCTCTATGGCACAGCTCCTTCCAAACCTCAAGGATGCAGTGTATGATGCGGAGGACCTTCTGGATGAGTTCAGATGGTATAAGCTGAAGCTGGAAATTGAGGGCAATAACGATGCATCCCAGATCTCTTCTTTCATTGACTTCTTTCACAGTGTCACTCATGGAAGCTTCAACAAAGTGACTGATATACAGACCAGGTTAGATCGTCTTTCTGCCCAGCTTGAGAAGATGGGCATGCATGAGGCAACTCCACGGTTTGACAAATCGGTCAGGCCACCGACCACATCTTTCCGCACTGAGCCAAACATACTTGGTCGAGACAAGGAACTGAAGGAGGTGATGAGATTGTTTGGTGTACCAGCACCAGACCATGGTAGCAGTAGCAGGTGCAGGTCTACTTCCAAACGGAAGAGAACTGCTTCTAGTGCAGCCGATAGTACTGAACCAATAAGGATACCATCTGTTCCTGTTTTGCCAATAGTTGGAATCGGGGGTGTTGGAAAAACTACTTTGGCCCAAGGCCCGTTGTTGGGCGAACGACGACCTCCTCGACGACTCCGATGCGGAAGAGGTGCAGACCACCTCCATGACCCCCTACCTGGACGCGGTTCGTCAGGAGCCGCAGCCGCCGAGGACGTCGACGCTGCCTGTGATGTCCCTGCCGCACACTCAACCTCTGACGTCGGGCCGTGGCGGTGCGGCGGCGGGTCGCCAGGATGCTGGGCGAAGGCGGGGGAAATGCAGTCGACCGCGCCCACAGCTGATGTATGGCATGCCGGCTCGGCCAGTGGAGGGCCGCATCCCGGCACGCCAGCGCCGTGGACGGGTCTCCGCCCCCAACGCCGACGGGTGGCGGGATATCCTCCACCGGCAGGAGACGCGACCAGCGGCTGCCTTAGCTAAGCCACGAGGGCCCGCAAGTGGAGGCCAGCCGGCGAGTCGTCGACCACCGAGGCGCATCCCGGCAGATCTTCTCGGCAAATGCCTCAATTGCCTCTCCTCCGCGCATAGGGTGGCAACCTGCAAGCTTCCCCAACGATGTTTGTGGTGCAGGGGATTTCGAGACATTGCGCGCGACTGCAAGCAGCCAAGGCGCTTGGGCTCTCGGAGCTCGGGCGATGCAAGAGCCATGGGTCGCCAGCCGTAGCACCCCGCCTACTCCGCTGGGGCGGCGGACCATGGTGGCTCGCAAGACTCAGGTAGGGTCAAGCCGGCCAACGCCGTTCCTACCACCGGTGGTCGCCGGCGCCGAAGGCGGAGGCGTCACGGGCGGTCGGCAGGGGCAGCACAGACACCTCCGCCCTCCACCTCAGTTGCTGCTGAAGCTCAGCCTGGGCACGGTGAGCTGTCCAGCGAGACGGGCAGTGTCCAACGTGACCCGTTGACGCTGATGTTGTACCCGGATGTCACGCATGGTCGCGACATCACGGAGGACCCGATGCTAGAGGAATTTGTAGCCTCACTCGCCAGTAGTCGGATCGTCGCGTGGCCTTCTCTTGAGCGCCAGTTGTTAGCTCCGGTGGCCCCCCAACTACAAGATGAGGCCCCGGTAGTGACGCCCCCCAAGCTGGACAATGAGGACTCGGCGGCTGTGGGCTCCTGTGCGTTGCGGACACCACCTTCGCGCCCCATTCATTGGGCCGTAGACTCACCGAACCTCATGGTGGACGCTGGCCCTCCTAGTTCACCGCCGGTGGATACCCACCCGACCGAGGACAACGATGACTCTGCCAAACGCCGCCTCGATAGCTTCATCAACGAAGTGACGCATAAGAGGGACTCTCAGCCTCCAAAGCAGCCTCCTGCTAAGCCAGTGATGTCGTGGTGCAGCAGGCAGTTGGCGGCTCAGCCCCTCTCTCGAGTACCTGCTTCCAAGCGAGGTGAGGTGCTGATCATGCAGCGTATGGGCTTCACCAAGGGTCCATCAACGTCATTCGCGTCGGAGCTGGCGGCCTATGACAAGCTCTTCGGCGACCTGACTGGGTCTGAAGCCAAAGCGCTAGACGAGCTCTTCCCGGCTGTTCGGTTCAGGCAGCCGCGAGGACGCAAGTCCACCTCCTAGGTCACACCATTGTGTCGGTATTAGTTGTTTCCTTTAATGTAATATCGAATCTAGAGGTCTTTTGCTAGGATAGTCCAGCTACGGCTGTGTTAGATTGACCTCCTTCAGCGCTCGATACAAGCGTGTTGTATGTTTGTCTAAACTCTTCTACTTAATCCAATGATACGCAAAGCCTTtgcatattcgagaaaaaaaacttTGGCCCAAGAGATCACTACACTTCCAAGTGTTAAATCCCACTTTGACAATaatatcatttggatttgtgtctcGGATGACTTCGATGAGGAGAGGTTTACTAAAGTTCTCATAAAATCTCTATCTAGAAAAGAGGCAACGGCCGATAATTTAGACGATCTTCAACAAGTTCTTGCTGAAGAAGCTGGGAAAAAAGGTTCTTGCTCATTCTTGATGACATTTGGCCTGCTGCCTTGAATGATGGGTAGTGTTGGAGGAAATTTTGTGCACCTCTCACAAAAGTACTTAAGGGAAGTATGTTGCTGGTGACCACTAGATTTGCAGAGGTTGCTGATATAGTGGGCACGATGGAGTCCTTTGTATTGGAAGGCTTGAAAGAAGATGTACTTTGGGATTCTTTCAAACTATGTGTGTTTGGGTCTGAGGATTCTCACATTGATCCACAGTTAGAGCAGATTGGTAAGAGCATACTTGTAAAGCTCAAGGGTACTCCTTTAGCCGCCAAAACTATTTGGAAGGCTGTTACAAAAGAGCCTTACCTCTGCACATTGGAATGATATACTAAACAACGAACTGTGGCAAATTGAACAAAAGGAAACCGACATTTTGCCAACTCTTCGGTTGAGCTACATGTATCTACCTTTCCATTTGAAGAGATGCTTCTCATTTTGTGCTGTATACCCCAAATATTACAATTTTAAGAAGGCTACTCTAGCTGAAATTTGGGTGGCAGAAGGATTTGTGGAACCTCAAGGTAGcattctgaaaggatcaagatacccaagaggggggggggtgaattgggctaattctaaattttcttgcaataattaaatcctacggttagcccaattaaccccttgtgcctagaaaaatgtttctattaatttaacgcacaacggacttgcaacctatgttctaaacttactctagcatggcaattctatgaatgtaaagacaagtattgaattgctcaaagtaaatgctcaaagtaaatgctcaaagtaaatagagagagagaggaacgcggcgatgttttgccgaggtatcggagagtcgccactccccactagtcctcgttggagcacccgcgcaagggtgtagctcccccttgatccgcgcaaggatcaagtgctctctacgggttgattcttcgacactccgtcgcggcgaatcacccaaaaccgctcacaacttgagttgggtcacccacaagctccgtcgggtgatcaccaagctcccaatcaccaccaagtcgtctaggtgatggcgatcaccaggagtaacaagcacgaactctcacttgaccacgcgaagcctaataagaagatggatgcacactttgctactcttgattcactaatgaggctactctcttggattctcaaatctcaatcacctcactaggaccttgctcttcttgacactcacaaacatctttctcagctgttggaatgagcaaaaataACTCcgcacacgagtggagcttctatttataaggtagcctgaaaaacgaaccgttatgagcttctgcggggtgaccggacgctccggtcatgttgaccggacgctccggtcagttcaacccgcaaaccagtgtttaagtgttgactggacgcgggcagggtccgatcaccactgaccggacgcgtccggttgcattaaaccctcactggatgcttactgtactcgaccggacactgaaccccagggtccggtcagcactgaccggacgcgtccggtcgcagattccctttctagaaccttactggagttgaccggacgctgcctctcagcgtccggtcacttgaccattccagcgtccgatcgcaccgaacgcaattaccttgatcaaatgtactgaccagaccctgcggccagcgttcggtcgctctggagccagcgtccggtcagtatttgaccctccattcacttccaactctcgatcatatgtgaatgaagtttgctccataggatcatagggctgttgtggagctacctagtgctagttttaacaagtgtgcaccacacctaactcactagactcacctaggtcaagctacccgtccatacccccttaatagtacggccaaaggaaaaacaaagtccttaactactctaagtgtctctccaactccaatcgacacttagaactagttatccttaaccttgtcgtccatcctttgaaaccgaaacgatttccatcgtaggggcatgaccacctcgattgcccaattgatctccattaccatgacctaacttaattgcttctgcaaaacacacgttagtcataataattttatattgtcattaatcaccgaaatccaactaggggtctagatgctttcattctcctcctttttggtgattgatgacaataccacctcgagtatgtgaaatagtgaggtttttgacgggctttgttcatataagcttttgtcattaagaacaaaagagttaggcaagcttatatgacccaagccaacacaatgtactcaaaggatatgaattaagcaagagtacaagtaataaagctcatttgcatcggagtataaacacggaagcaacggcaaatgagcataacacaaatgatatgacatataaaggaattcaaagtagagagcacacatgtcatatatcacaatcatgtagatatcactatcacatagatataatagtatgcatgaaagtaaacacacgaatgcataatagtaatagtgtatcacacaaataaagctccaaatgtatataatagactaatagctaattAGGCTCCCCCTAaacgtcgctccccctgagtctacatactcgaatcctctccccctttggcgtcaaacaccaaaacctaagggtcgatcggcggagctgcagcggacgagccaggcgctgaggtacgaggggcaagctagaactgggcaccatcatcatctgaccctaagctttgtactgactgaccctctgtggcaggaagcgtcgctgaagcggtctgggtctgagctagggtaggtactgcctgtgaagctgctagaatATCTGTtataggatctgaagatgcgatagaagatgggagcctctgagtagtcatgatgactggagctgctgtagaaggaccgacgACATGCATATGTGGCAGTGTAGGCATGCctatcaactcgctgaaagatgctccaagactcctggagactgacgtgttaggcacaaaaagcgaggatgactgctctggtgtgaagcccatctgaagtggtgtgaaacacggggctaacactggcgaggataaccactaggacacctgtactgtgggagaggcaaacggagctggaggctgtccctgactctgaagcccactaggctgtactgctagagtcgtcgtagtggtggcaggctgagcaagctggggcaaaagctgtggctgtgggccccaagtgctgttactacatgctgcataaatcccataagctactgctgcatgagttactgctgctgatgcatctactgctgctgctgctgaaggagctgctactgccactggaactcatcctaatgagcctgaaactgtgcaaagttggcagcggtctcctgagcctgtcgtgcctgatcctgctgcatccgctcaagaatagcaatcaaagtggGGTccatctgtggtgcaggtggagctgagctggaactgccggcctctgcatcatgtctgcgtggaggcatctgaggaataggccagtagtcatcatccgaactgtcactagactcggtcctctcctcctgagtctcaagctgctcctcctcagta includes these proteins:
- the LOC136526628 gene encoding disease resistance RPP8-like protein 3, giving the protein MSLSKAIGVIGSINEFGNLFQLVTSAVSYMRSKWNGSQEKQQLKQEDLLQLHSDLRRLTDTLPAMYNLIDRAEWKIHVPSMAQLLPNLKDAVYDAEDLLDEFRWYKLKLEIEGNNDASQISSFIDFFHSVTHGSFNKVTDIQTRLDRLSAQLEKMGMHEATPRFDKSVRPPTTSFRTEPNILGRDKELKEVMRLFGVPAPDHGSSSRCRSTSKRKRTASSAADSTEPIRIPSVPVLPIVGIGGVGKTTLAQGDFETLRATASSQGAWALGARAMQEPWVASRSTPPTPLGRRTMVARKTQVGSSRPTPFLPPVVAGAEGGGVTGGRQGQHRHLRPPPQLLLKLSLGTVSCPARRAVSNVTR